The stretch of DNA AGAGAGGGTACAGAACTGCAGCTAGAGAGGACACAGCCTGCCTGAGATGCCACCAAGGAGATTCCCCCAAAAAAGGAGGTGCCATGCTATGTGCGTGCCAGCAGAGTGGCCATCTGTGTTCCTTCTTTTTGAACTAAAAGCCCAACTCTCGAGTGTTACggaaagtcagggaccccaaacggagggacctggctgaagccatggcaaaAGAACATAATTGTGAAGATtttatggacatttattagttccccaaattaatacttttataatttcttatggctgtctttactgcaatctctgaacataaattgtgaagatttcatggacacttatcacttctgcaatcaatacccttgtgatttcctatgcctgtctttttttttttttttttttttgagacggagtctcgctctagcccgggctggagtgcagtggccggatctcggctcactgcaagctccgcctcccgggtttacgccattctcctgcctcagcctcccaagtagctgggactacaggcgcccgccacctcgcccggctagtttttttgtattttttagtagagacggggtttcaccatgttagccaggatggtctcgatctcctgacctcgtgatccgcccgtctcggcctcccaaagtgctgggattacaggcttgagccaccgcgcccggcctcctatgcctgtctttaatctcttaatcccgtcatcttcgtaagctgaggaagatgaatgtcgcctcaggaccctgtgatgattgcgttaactgcacaaattgtttgtagagcatgtatGTTTGAACAATacgaaatctgggcaccttgaaaaaagaacaggatgacAGCAATGTTCCGGGAACAAGAgagataaccttaaagtctgACTGCCAGTGAGCCGGGCAGAATAGAgccacatttctcttctttcaaaagcaaataggagaaatattgctgaattctttttctcagcaagaaacatccctgagaaagagaatatgcccctgagggtaggcctctgaACGGCCCCCCTGGGGGCAGCTGTCTTTCACAGTcaaagccgaagggatgaaataaaccCTGGTCTCCTGTaatgctcccaggcttattaggacgaggaaattcctgcctaataaattttggtcagacaggttgtctgctctcaaaccctgtctcctgatgtTACCAATGACAATGTGTGTGGAAACTTCTtgagcaattttaatttcgccccatcctgtggtcctgtgatcttgccctgcctccatttgctttgtgatagttcactaccttgtgaagcatgtgatctctgtgacccacaccctattagTACACTCcgtccccttttgaaaatcgctaataaaaacttgctggttttatagctcaggggcatcacggaacctgccaacatgtgatgtctcccccagacacccagctttaaaatctctcttttgtactctttccctttatttctcagaccagctgacacttagggaaatagaaaagaacccacgttgaaTATCGGGGGTGCAGTTTCCCCCGATACGTGGGGCAACCTGAACAGGAGCCCCAGGCCAAGAGATGCACAAGGGTGTAAAAAACATTTAGCACAGGTGTGTACACATGAAACCTTAGGGGCTTTGTGCACACACACGCTGACTGGCAATAGAGAAAGACAGAGCCCTGCAGGGGCTGGGAGGGTTGAGAGCTGCTGCGGGATGAAGTCAGGGTGGAAGTGAGGGTGTATTCAGAGCTGTGCCAGCAAATTTAATAGTGTCTGCCCCACTGCAGTCCCACTGGTCAGCTCAGATGCTTTTCTTCAGGAGGGGCTCCAGGTAAGGAGTGTGACCTCTTGTGGCAGCCTCCCCCATGTGGCTATGGAGCTGCAGAGTTGGCCTTTTTGGGGCCACCCTCCAGACCCAGACCGCTTGCTTCCCAGTCCCATGCCTGGCAAACCAGGCTTCACTGCTAGAACAGGATAGACTCCCAGGCCAGGTCCTGGCTCCTTCACAGGGAAACAGGTGGAGAAAGAGGCCAGACTGGCATGGCAGGTCTTTTGTGCCAACATTATCATCTGCAACTCAGGCTCAGAAACACAGGCCAGAGGTCTGGCCTCCTGCTCAGGCCAGACTGTGTTGGGAAATACCCTGGCCCGTGGCCCTCCATCCTGTCACCCGTGACCAACTCTTATGCCCCACACAACAGTGCTCCCTCCACACCCCAGGCCAGTCTCAGGCCCGTGTGCAGCAGTCCTCAAATGCCCAACAGGAAGACCTCATCCCCAGTCACCCACGTCACCTGGGCAGGGCCTGCCTCATGACTGACTCACTCCAGCCCCAACTGTGTACACTGAATGGTGGGACAAACCACCACCTCGCCATTCTCACGCAGAAATATGACTTTCTGCCAAAATGATGTTCACAATGAAGGATAATGTAAACCACAGCTGGGCGGGGCTGAGCTCAGTCAAGGAAGGGAGGAGGCAGGCTGATGGCAGGAGGAGGGTAAGGGGCCACTTACCCTTTGAGCCAAGGGGCAGGGAAGGATTCTCCTGCTGGCCTGAAAGAGAACACACGGCCTGAGGTCAGCTCACAGCTCCCATTCCACAGAGCTGCCACAGGGGATCCCCTAAGCCAGGGCCTCCATGGGGAGCTCTTTCTGAGGGACTTTATTCCAGCTCTTCTGGGGCTTAGAGGCCTTGCCGCCCTGGTGGGCCCAAGAACAGCATTTCCAAGGCCTTTATATTTTAGGGATGGGGAGATGGCCCAGGGTCCTCAAAGGCAGGGCTTCCTGGGCTGAGGGGCCGCAGACTCACGGAAGCAGCGGAGCATGCAGGCCTCCTCAGAGCGGTAGCTGTTCTTATTGCCCCGGCAGCCTCCATAGATGAAGTTATTGCAGGAGTTCCTCTCCACGTCGAAGTACCAGCGTGGGAAGGACGCACGGCAAGGTCCAGTGACCGCCTTGGCGGCACAGTATTCTGGGAGCAAGACAGCCCAAGGAATACAAATTAGTAGGGACCGCAAGGAGGGGAAGCAAGCCAGAAAGTGCCTGAGGAGGCTCGCAGCTCCAGCTGACGGAGAAACATCTCTCTGGTAGAGAAGCCTGTAAATCACACCCAAGGCCAGTGCAGCGGCTCTGATGCGCTGCCCCACGGGTCCGGATGACGGCTTCAGAGCTTTGAAGACTGCTCTCTGCCAGGTCCTGTCCTAGGCCTTTTACATGCAGTGGCTGCGTCTCTATGAGACCTGTCTGGGGCCCTTCATTTTATACGTGGGAACACTGAGGCAGGGCGGCAGCCACGGAGGCGGGGCGGCAGCCACTTGCCCACAGCCAAGCCGCTGGTGAGAGGAGCAGGGACAATGGACATCCCAGAGCCACGCACCAGGCTGTGCCTCTAAAGCACATCTCTGCAGGCTCAGCCTCCTTCCCACTGGTGGGGGCATCCACGTGGGGCCTGTTACCTTGACTCCAACCCCAGGGGGCTGCCACCACCTGCGAGGGGAGCCCTGCTCTACAACTTCCTCAGTGGAAATCCACAAATGTCTCTCAATACCCAACTAAGAATACATGTTTTGCCCCACATGTAAGTTTCttcagagtttttttgttttttgagacggagtctcactctgctgcccaggctggagtgcagtggcgcaatcttggttccttgcaacctccacctcccaggttcagcaattctcctgcctcagcctcccaagtagctaggactacaggtgtgtgccactacacccagctacttttttgtatttttagtagagacaggatttcaccatgttaggatggtctcgatatcctgacctcgtgatctgcccacctcagcctcccaaagtgctgggattacaagcatgagccaccgcgcccggcctctttggaGTTTTACCTTCATAGTTGAACATATCGCTGGAGTGGTCATCAGAATCCTGCCTTCTGGGAGCTGAAACACAAACATCTGTGTTAGGGAGGCTGGGCCGGACACCGGCCATGGGCCTAGCTGGGGCTGGGTCTGGAAGGGCCCACTGAGGAGTGTGGACACCACACCTTTAAAGAGGGACGTGGAGCCCCTTCCATGGCCGGCTCTGCCACGTCACCCCAGCCCTAATTGGCTCTACACACACACTGAGAGTGCTGGATAAGGCGGCCCTGCCGCCACCTCAGGGTTCCTATAGAAACCAAGCCTGCCATAGCTCCTAATGTGATAAGGAACAGTCTTGTTCACACTTTCTAATACAGTGAGGGGCACATGTTCTGCTCCAACAGGATGGAAACCAGAGCAGGCATGTGGCGGGGCTAGCAGAGGATAAACAGGGAGCCAGGCAGAGCAACGCCAGGACAGGCATGGGACTCCTGGCCTAGCAAAGCTGGAAAGTGACCACCCTAACGCCCTAGCATTCTGTAAGCCAGCCGGCCCAACAGCTGCTGAGCTACAGCACACTCGGTGGATTGCAGCTGCCGGGGGAGCCCCATCCTCCAGCAGGGGTGCGGTGCAGTGCCCCCTCCATGGCCGCCTCCCAGAGCCCACGGCCTGAGGCCTGACCCAAGGGTGCATTTGCTACCTGGTAGTGCATCGGGACCACTCACCCCAAGCGCCCAATGCAGAGTCCTTAAACCATAAAGGAGGAATGGGGCAGCGGCCACCAGCACTACAAAGCAAGCTAACACACATCTTGAGATCACGCACTGCAGTGGCGGGGAGGCAGGGGTGGCAGAGGACAGAGGATGTCCACAAGGAAGGGGACAGTGATGGCAACAGGGAACAAAGGAAGCAGAGGAGGCAGAACAGGCAGACAGAagggtgggtggggagtggggccAGCAGAGCAACTGGAGGCCCGCACAGCAAGGAGGGGCCTGAGCCTCATGGGCAGCAGCCACCTCCATCCCCTGTCCTCCAGGAGGAGGCGGGGGCCAGCCAGGAAGTGCTGCAGGATCCCTGGCCCCTGTGTCAGCTGGACAGTGTAAACTCCCCCATGTAAGGACGCCGGAGCCAGAAGCCGGCAGCCCAGGCAGAGCCCCTGGTTTGCCAATTTTGAGTAAACAGAACCATGAGAGGGAAGCCTGTGACAGTTCCCAAATGACAAGTGTCCTTTCACAATGACCCATCCGGTGGCCTCACTCCATCGCGGGTCTCTTTAAGAACCTACCACTTGGGACAGAGGAATCTGCTGCATTCCTGCTGGTGGCCAGGTCACCTGTGGCATTCTCTGCAAGGGGACAAAGAAACAGCACAGTGAGACAGTGCTTCCGAGACTCCGAGACTGCCAGGGACAAAGAATGAGCTAGCCCTGTGTGCCTCTCACCACAGCATCCATTTCTCCTTTACATAGGACCTTCAATGTGCATGCCAGACCACACTCAGAAATGAGGAAGCAAGACTCCCTCCTGAAGAGGAAACTTAAGATCAACTTGCAGGGAATCAGAGCAAAGATGTACACAGTGACCTCAAAAAGACAGTGACTTggccgggtgtgggggctcatgcctgcaattccattactttgggaggccaaggcgggtggatcacctgaggtcagaagtttgagatcagcctggccaacatggtgaaacctactaaaaatacaaaagttagggccgggtgcggtggctcacgcctgttaattccaggcgggtggatcacgaggtcagggattgagaccatgctggccaacactgcgaaaccccgtctctactgaaaatacaaaaaattagccaggtgtggtggtgcacgcctgtagtcccagctacttgggaggttgaggcaggataattgcttgaacccgggaagtggaggttgcagtgagcagagattgcaccactgcactccagcctggatgacagagtgagactccgtctcaaaaaacaaacgaaaaaacaacccaaaaagttagccaagcgtgatagcagatgcctgtaatcccagctacttgggcggctgaggcaggagaattgcttgaacccgggaggcagaggttgtggtaagccgagatcgcaccattaaccactgcactccagcctgggcaacaagagcaaaactccatctcaaacaaagaaacaaataaaacacagtGACTTTCAGGGCCAAATAATCTGCTTAACTGTATCAAATCATCTAACTAATTCAACTGTAATCTCGGTGTTTTGGAAGGCTGAAGGGTGGGgggcatcacttgaggccaggagtttgagaccagcttgggcaacataaaaaGACCTCATCTATTTGTGAGGGGGAGCGGgaacaaaacacttttttttaaggGTTAACGTGATGAAATTTACAGTGTTTATTTTATCTCCTACACCTTGTCCAAGACGGAGGGAACCCTGGTTCCCCCGCATCCTCGGGCCTGGCCTAGCCTGATGCTATTAAACGGTCACCTTGCAAACCAGCTCCCCTCATTCTGCCTCTCTCTTCATTAAGCAGTCTTCTGACAACTGGACTAGAGACTTGCCTAtgaggactacaggtgtgggcccgGGGACATGAGTGCCTGCTCCCTGGGGCGGTCCCGGTTCTCATGATGAATTAATACACTGGCATTCTCATTCTCACTTGCCTTCCCACAGAGCCTGCCTGGGAGAGAATATGCTGGCAAAGGACTCCAGGCACTAGCAACCCTGGCAGTGTTTAGCTCTTTACAGACTCACATGGGAGGGCCTCAAGAGACAGTCAGATGCCAACATGCGCTTTCTGGACCTGCCAGACAGGGCCAGACTCTAGGGAGACAGCTAACCTGCCTGCTCCCTGGAACACATAGCCACCCATGTCCCCTGGCTATGCTCACTGTCCACTGCCTGAGTTCTCAACACTTCAACTTCCTTCCTGAGGAGATAAGGAACAGCTAGGATGGACAGATACATTTGCTAAAGGCAACTCTTGACTGGGATAGCTCAGAAAAGGTAGCAAAAAATATTTCTCCCAAGTCCTCCTTCATAATGAATCACAGTTGATGATAGAAATACAGTAACTGGGTCAATGGTGGCTCACAGAGACAACGCTAAGTCATCAAAAAAACATGTTAGGGAGAGtgccactgaaaatatttttatttattttttacttaaaggCCAGtgtaattgtttgtttgttttttcaattaaAGTGAAATgttagctgggctcagtggctcacacctgtaatcctagcactttgggaggcaggcagattgcgtgagctcaggagtttgagaccagcctgggtaacatggtgaaaccccatctttacaaaatacacaaaaattagccaggtgaggggttgtgcgcctgtagtcccagctacttgagaggctgaggcgcgagaatcacttgaacccaggaggcggaggttgcagtgagccaagatcacaccactgcactccagcctggtgggcgactgagcaagaaaaaaagaaaaaggtgaaaatCTTTAACATAGGATTTGGATGGCCAAACCCTTGGGTCTCTAGAACACTTGGGATGGAGCAGCCCCAAAGGGCCAACATCTCATCACCATCGGCTCTCAGGAAGTCCTTGTCACTCAGCTGAGAGCCAAGGCACGCTGCTGGGGGGTTTAGGTTTTAATTTAAACTGTGAGGTTGTCAGGGTCAAAATTACCTTGATTGCACAGAACCCCTGGCAGGTGAGGGCCACAAAGAGGATAGATTCCAGGACGTATGTTTAACTTGATCTGTAACTTGGCTGGGTGAGCTATTCAAGTCATTCACCCCACAATTAAAATAACCCAAAtagcggccaggtgcagtggcttacacctgtaatcccagaactttgggaggctaaggcaggcagatcacctgaggccaggagttcgagaccagcttggccaacatggcgaaatcccatctctactaaaactacaaaaattagccaggcatggtggtgggcacctggaatcccagctgctcaggaggctgaggctgcagtgagctgagatcgctccactgtactccagcttgggcaacagagcaagactctgtctcaaaataaaagaaaataacccaaatacCCAGGGAACAAGAGGGGCAGCCCTGTTGGAGTGGATCAAAAAGCCTCTGCTTAAGAAGGCAAGGCTACTTCCTCATCGGTCTGCTCTGAAACTTGCACTTAGTAAAGTGGGAGAAAGGAAGCTGGGTCATGAtggccccagctctgccctgtTGTTGTTTTGCTGCCTTTCTGGGAAGAGGAGGAGTAAGGGTCTGCTGTGAAACCACTGTACGGCCACAGGGCATTCATACGGTGcctgtttcttctgctttttaaaatatcgCCCAGATTCCACTGTCAAGAACTAATAAAGAGAGGAAAGTATCCACATTCTAGTTAATAAATTGTCTCTAAATAGcaaaatctggctgggcacagtggctcacacctgtaatcccagcactttggaaggcccaggtgggagaattgcttgaggccaagagtttgagaccagcctaggtaacatagggagacccatctctataaaaaatttcaaaatgagcaaggtgtggtggcgtgtgcctgtagtcccaactactcaggaggttgaggtgtgagtatctgcttgagcccaggaagtggaggctgcagtgagaccctgtttaaaaaaaaagcaggggccaggcgtggtggctcacgcctgtaatcctagcactttgtggggccaaggtgggtggatcacgaggtcaggagatcgagaccatcctggctaacacggtgaaaccatgtctctattaaaaacacaaaaaattagttggacgtggtggtgggtgcctgtagtcccaactacttgggaggctgaggcaggagaatggcgtgaacccgggaggtggagcttgcagtgagccgagattgcaccactgcactccagcctgggcgacagagcaagactccatctcaaaacagaaaaaaaaaaaagctctaacTACTACTGTCTTACCTGTAACAGCGGCACATTTCTTGAGGCACTCCTCCTTGCTCATGTAATTATTGCTGTTTCCGTCACAGCCCCCATACACAAACAGCTGGCAGGATCCATCAGTGACATTGTACCACCACCTAGGCATGGAGGCCCGGCATCTGCCCACCACCTTCGACGCTAGACAAAAGTCTGAAA from Rhinopithecus roxellana isolate Shanxi Qingling chromosome 12, ASM756505v1, whole genome shotgun sequence encodes:
- the SPINT2 gene encoding kunitz-type protease inhibitor 2, with the translated sequence MRVSAERAMAQLCGLRRGRALLALLGSLLLSGVLAADRERSIHDFCLASKVVGRCRASMPRWWYNVTDGSCQLFVYGGCDGNSNNYMSKEECLKKCAAVTENATGDLATSRNAADSSVPSAPRRQDSDDHSSDMFNYEEYCAAKAVTGPCRASFPRWYFDVERNSCNNFIYGGCRGNKNSYRSEEACMLRCFRQQENPSLPLGSKVVVLAGLFVMVLILFLGASMVYLIRVARRNQERALRTVWSSGDDKEQLVKNTYVL